In Mailhella massiliensis, a genomic segment contains:
- a CDS encoding BMC domain-containing protein, translated as MDSLGVVEVSSIASGAELADFMVKAADVELLRAGTLCSGRFLIYVAGDREAVETSVNLARDSERKIAGSFVISHISPQVTAALKKSEAALPGEALGVVESRFVSPAIQAADRAVKRSEVRLLKFVSGQGIAGKAFFVLAGDVAAVRESVDAAREALGSRLVEAVVIPSPAESLARALTGAVR; from the coding sequence ATGGACAGTCTCGGGGTTGTGGAAGTTTCCAGCATCGCTTCCGGCGCGGAGCTTGCCGACTTCATGGTCAAGGCGGCCGACGTGGAGCTTCTGCGTGCGGGAACTCTCTGTTCCGGGCGTTTCCTCATCTACGTTGCGGGAGACCGTGAAGCAGTGGAAACCTCCGTGAACCTTGCCCGGGACTCGGAGCGGAAAATCGCCGGCTCTTTTGTGATTTCCCATATTTCTCCCCAGGTGACGGCCGCGCTGAAAAAAAGCGAGGCGGCGCTGCCCGGGGAAGCGCTGGGCGTGGTGGAAAGCCGTTTCGTGTCCCCGGCCATTCAGGCCGCCGACAGGGCGGTGAAGCGTTCCGAGGTCCGGCTGCTGAAATTCGTGTCCGGCCAGGGCATTGCCGGCAAGGCGTTCTTCGTGCTCGCGGGCGACGTGGCCGCCGTGCGCGAGTCCGTGGATGCAGCCCGCGAGGCCCTCGGGTCCAGACTTGTGGAAGCCGTGGTCATTCCCAGTCCCGCCGAGTCGCTGGCAAGGGCATTGACGGGCGCAGTGAGGTAA
- a CDS encoding EutN/CcmL family microcompartment protein, protein MIIGIVIGNVWATKKEESLNGFKLMVVQRIDPADGGRHESLVAADCVGAGIGEQVLVVTGSSARMALASSDIPMDAAIVGILDEVEITKGL, encoded by the coding sequence ATGATTATAGGCATTGTGATCGGCAACGTATGGGCCACCAAGAAGGAAGAGTCGCTCAACGGCTTCAAGCTCATGGTCGTGCAGCGCATCGATCCTGCGGACGGCGGCAGGCATGAAAGCCTTGTGGCCGCCGACTGCGTGGGCGCGGGCATAGGCGAACAGGTGCTTGTCGTGACCGGTTCCTCCGCGCGCATGGCCCTTGCATCGTCCGACATTCCCATGGATGCCGCCATAGTGGGCATTCTGGATGAAGTAGAGATCACAAAGGGTCTGTGA